A window of the Henckelia pumila isolate YLH828 chromosome 3, ASM3356847v2, whole genome shotgun sequence genome harbors these coding sequences:
- the LOC140889438 gene encoding uncharacterized protein codes for MVSECPEMRRPVPGRVFVMQAEEADPDTTLITGRIIVSGVATKALLDSGASHSFISEEFVLNWGIQREELLGQSVVADLIVLPMPEFNLILGIDWMVRNAMVIDFQQRSVLIRPEGVKPFWFEVAKSWRKARNISFLQERQLISDGCESFLASLLLRESPVRPVISDLEVVSEFEDVFPDDFAGLPLNREVEFSIELVPSTVPISKAPYRLAPIEINELKEHIKELLVKGFIRPSFSPWDARSCTE; via the exons ATGGTTTCAGAGTGCCCTGAGATGAGGAGGCCTGTTCCAGGGAGagtctttgtgatgcaggccgaggaggccgACCCGGATACTACCCTTATCACAG GGAGAATCATAGTATCAGGTGTAGCGACCAAGGCATTATTAGACTCGGGGGCTTCGCATTCTTTTATTTCTGAGGAGTTTGTGCTTAATTGGGGAATTCAGCGAGAAGAGTTATTA GGACAATCAGTGGTTGCAGACTTGATAGTATTGCCTATGCCCGAGTTTAATCTTATTCTAGGGATAGACTGGATGGTGAGGAATGCAATGGTGATTGATTTTCAGCAGAGATCCGTGTTGATTAGACCAGAGGGTGTGAAACCATTCTGGTTCGAGGTAGCCAAGAGTTGGAGGAAGGCCCGAAACATATCTTTTCTGCAAGAAAGGCAGCTTATATCGGATGGTTGTGAGTCGTTCTTGGCTAGCTTGTTGTTGAGAGAGTCGCCAGTTAGGCCTGTGATTTCAGATTTAGAAGTGGTCAGTGAATTTGAAGATGTGTTTCCAGACGATTTTGCAGGTCTTCCGCTCAATAGAGAGGTTGAGTTCTCTATCGAATTGGTTCCTAGTACCGTGCCAATttccaaggcaccgtacagattggctcctATAGAGATAAATGAGTTGAAAGAGCATATTAAAGAGTTGCTTGTTAAGGGtttcatacgccctagtttctctccATGGGATGCACGGAGTTGTACGGAGTGA